A region from the bacterium genome encodes:
- a CDS encoding carboxypeptidase regulatory-like domain-containing protein, translating to MKPIHYLPVLPFLTLACTKTVEKIVYPESNANSDKGTIVGLVKQTDSRAHVIVRQAVAVDTVQIDPATGEFRIENLTPGNYDLSIKAAGYGTTWMRGVIINRGTVSWVGEITLARVPLEFPLTFSFRTVQSANTKYTVTISADAADLYGTTMPAPYSFVFITEPE from the coding sequence ATGAAACCGATCCATTATCTGCCCGTTCTGCCGTTTCTCACCCTGGCTTGCACCAAAACCGTCGAAAAAATCGTTTACCCGGAGAGTAACGCCAATTCCGACAAGGGGACTATTGTCGGCCTGGTCAAACAGACGGATAGCCGGGCCCATGTGATAGTGCGCCAGGCCGTTGCTGTCGATACGGTGCAGATCGACCCGGCCACCGGCGAGTTCCGCATTGAGAACCTGACGCCGGGGAACTATGACCTCAGCATCAAGGCGGCGGGTTACGGCACCACCTGGATGCGCGGTGTAATCATCAACCGCGGCACCGTCAGCTGGGTCGGCGAGATCACTCTCGCCCGCGTGCCCCTCGAATTTCCCCTGACCTTCTCCTTTCGCACCGTGCAGTCGGCCAACACCAAGTATACGGTCACCATCAGCGCCGATGCCGCCGATCTCTACGGCACGACGATGCCGGCGCCCTATTCCTTTGTCTTCATCACCGAGCCGGAATAG
- the queG gene encoding tRNA epoxyqueuosine(34) reductase QueG yields MMELKSTIVERARSLGFDRIGFARAKALPEHILIHRLQQGYYSGLKWMAERLEMRLDPRQLLPGARTVIVAAINYYAAEEPPEAPHLARVSRYAWGEDYHRVIRKRLKALLASMKELVPGASGRLCVDSAPIMEKEWARRAGIGWVGKHSLVLAPELGSWIFLGEIITDLEVEPDQPVAERCGACTLCLEACPTGALVAPYTLDTRRCLACLTIESEADLPEEVRRALGNHVFGCDICQSVCPWNRKWAVPAVDPVFQPRPLWLSAGLDELAAWSPAQFAAAAKGSPLQRRSYAGFMRMVRAAQANRR; encoded by the coding sequence ATGATGGAATTGAAATCCACCATTGTGGAGCGCGCGCGATCGCTCGGATTTGACCGCATCGGTTTCGCCCGGGCCAAGGCGCTGCCGGAACACATCCTGATCCACCGGCTCCAGCAGGGATACTACAGCGGCTTGAAGTGGATGGCCGAACGGCTCGAGATGCGCCTCGATCCGCGACAGCTCCTGCCCGGCGCGCGCACGGTGATCGTTGCGGCGATCAACTATTACGCGGCCGAGGAGCCTCCGGAGGCGCCGCATCTGGCGCGGGTCTCGCGTTATGCCTGGGGGGAGGATTATCACCGGGTCATCCGAAAGCGGCTCAAGGCCCTGCTGGCCTCCATGAAGGAGCTGGTTCCCGGTGCGAGCGGACGCCTTTGCGTCGATTCCGCCCCGATCATGGAAAAGGAGTGGGCGCGACGTGCCGGGATCGGCTGGGTGGGCAAGCACAGCCTGGTCCTGGCCCCGGAGCTGGGTTCCTGGATTTTCCTCGGCGAGATCATCACCGATCTGGAGGTAGAGCCCGATCAGCCGGTTGCGGAGCGCTGCGGTGCCTGCACCCTGTGCCTGGAAGCGTGTCCCACCGGAGCGCTGGTAGCGCCCTACACCCTGGATACGCGGCGCTGTCTGGCGTGCCTGACCATCGAGAGCGAAGCCGACCTCCCGGAGGAGGTGCGCCGGGCTCTCGGCAATCATGTTTTTGGCTGCGATATCTGCCAGTCGGTCTGTCCTTGGAACCGGAAATGGGCGGTGCCGGCTGTTGATCCGGTATTCCAGCCGCGGCCGCTGTGGTTATCGGCCGGGCTGGATGAACTGGCCGCCTGGTCCCCGGCGCAGTTCGCAGCGGCGGCGAAGGGTTCACCCTTGCAGCGGCGGAGTTACGCCGGTTTTATGCGGATGGTGCGGGCGGCGCAGGCGAACCGCAGGTAA
- a CDS encoding MBL fold metallo-hydrolase, translating to MFTYDQKGIQIAGVELWLDALRKVSFSFVSHGHTDHLKNHTRILATPATACFHALRAKKAEAKTLNFGETLEMAGMRIRLYPAGHILGSAMIHIERDGLSLLYSGDFKLRPSATCEPIETPHADILITESTFGHPQYVVEQSREALIAELTGFIRDCQRAGFTPVVMAYTLGKSQEAMKILGDLGYGVQVYPSIWQMAEVYQQCGVIFSNCALWQGAGIGAEEVLIVPPHVAFTRALQYVPRRKTVFLSGWANGSQGPGWRCDHRIPLSDHADFHELIEFVGRVQPHKIYTTHGFAEFPGYLRELGYDAELLA from the coding sequence ATGTTTACCTATGATCAAAAAGGCATTCAGATTGCGGGCGTGGAGCTTTGGCTCGACGCCTTGCGCAAGGTGAGCTTTTCCTTCGTCTCGCATGGCCATACCGATCATCTCAAGAATCACACCCGCATTCTCGCCACGCCCGCGACGGCCTGTTTCCATGCCCTGCGCGCCAAAAAGGCGGAGGCGAAGACGCTGAATTTCGGCGAGACCCTCGAGATGGCGGGGATGCGCATCCGTCTCTACCCCGCCGGTCACATCCTCGGATCGGCGATGATCCATATCGAGCGCGACGGCCTCTCCCTCCTTTACAGCGGCGATTTCAAGCTGCGTCCCAGTGCCACCTGCGAGCCGATCGAAACACCGCACGCCGATATCCTCATCACCGAAAGTACCTTCGGCCATCCGCAGTATGTGGTCGAGCAGAGCCGCGAGGCGTTGATCGCGGAGCTGACCGGTTTTATCCGCGACTGTCAGCGCGCCGGTTTTACGCCAGTCGTCATGGCGTACACTCTGGGAAAATCCCAGGAGGCGATGAAGATCCTTGGCGATCTCGGTTATGGCGTGCAGGTCTATCCCTCAATCTGGCAAATGGCAGAAGTCTATCAGCAGTGCGGCGTGATCTTTAGCAATTGTGCGCTTTGGCAGGGGGCCGGGATCGGCGCGGAGGAGGTGCTGATCGTACCACCCCACGTCGCCTTCACCCGCGCCCTGCAGTATGTTCCACGGCGCAAGACGGTATTCCTCTCCGGCTGGGCCAACGGCAGCCAGGGCCCGGGCTGGCGCTGCGATCACCGCATTCCACTCAGCGATCACGCCGATTTTCACGAACTCATTGAATTTGTCGGCCGGGTCCAGCCGCACAAGATCTATACCACCCACGGATTCGCCGAATTCCCCGGCTATCTGCGTGAACTGGGCTATGATGCGGAGCTGCTCGCATGA
- a CDS encoding helicase C-terminal domain-containing protein, producing MSAIGAYLSEAVRERIRATIDEAGGNEAFFIGYTEEDLIVHDVAVAARGHKTAVPVITQLAAEADVVIHNHPSGHLTPSEADLAIAAALDPFSVAFYIVDNQAEQIYVVVEPFAKREIVPLDADVLIKIVQQGGAVSRELPGYEERPQQEEMIRGVVEAFNSGKIATIEAGTGTGKTLAYLIPAIRWALQNKERVVVSTNTINLQEQLIKKDLPFLQKVLPDPFTAVLVKGRGNYACLRKVGDLSSELDLQSDEEEEREELKQLIDWARNSSDGSKADLAYIPREVVWEKIAAESDTCTRSRCPFFRDCFVNKARRHAARANILVVNHHLLFADLSIRYQIGSISEAAVLPPYTRIIFDEAHHLEDVATNYFGDRVTRAGILRILSRLHRQQKQVLKGHLHTALYKLRRRRGQVDGALLARVEETITGRLAPEVAALHDATQELMDHLYEAVKGFAQENQGYEIKLRLVPEVVQALLVDSGLSRLIQEYVTSMTDLAVGLAHLGGWVHQLQLGPEDDLASTVVEIKAASDRLAAAAAVIGEVVFKQDEENIRWIEVRPGYKGRHIVRFQSSPLDIAPMMQKAVYESYETIVMTSATLAVENSFEFLSKRIGLSALAPERRSELLLPAPFDYEKQAVVCIPTDIPDPNDRSFSGELGKLIYRSVAISNGRAFVLFTSYGLLTIIYRQLEDSFKKLGITPLRQGEENRHELLARFRRDKSSVLFATDSFWEGVDVEGEALENVIISKLPFKVPNEPVIEARWEAIERTGGNPFMEYAVPLAVLKFKQGFGRLIRRKSDRGAVIVLDNRVVKKAYGKRFMRSLPPCRTVIGGKEQVFAELVNFFNRR from the coding sequence ATGAGCGCGATCGGCGCCTACCTCTCTGAAGCGGTCCGGGAGCGGATCCGCGCTACGATCGACGAGGCGGGCGGCAACGAGGCCTTCTTCATCGGCTACACCGAGGAGGATCTGATCGTCCACGATGTCGCGGTGGCGGCGCGTGGCCACAAAACCGCGGTGCCGGTGATCACCCAGCTCGCCGCCGAGGCCGACGTGGTGATCCACAACCATCCCTCCGGACACCTCACTCCCTCCGAGGCCGATCTCGCAATCGCCGCGGCCCTCGATCCCTTCAGCGTCGCCTTTTACATCGTCGACAACCAGGCTGAGCAGATTTATGTGGTCGTCGAGCCCTTCGCCAAGCGGGAGATCGTCCCGCTCGATGCCGATGTGCTGATCAAGATCGTGCAGCAGGGGGGAGCGGTCTCGCGCGAACTCCCCGGCTACGAGGAGCGTCCGCAGCAGGAGGAGATGATCCGCGGTGTTGTGGAGGCCTTCAATTCGGGAAAAATTGCGACCATCGAGGCGGGGACCGGCACCGGCAAAACCCTGGCCTATCTGATCCCGGCGATCCGCTGGGCGCTGCAGAACAAGGAGCGGGTGGTGGTCTCGACCAACACCATCAATCTGCAGGAGCAGCTGATCAAAAAAGACCTGCCCTTTCTTCAGAAGGTGCTCCCCGACCCCTTCACGGCGGTGCTGGTCAAAGGCCGCGGCAATTATGCCTGTCTGCGAAAGGTCGGTGACCTCAGCAGCGAGCTTGATCTGCAGAGCGACGAGGAGGAGGAGCGTGAGGAGCTGAAACAGCTGATCGACTGGGCGCGCAATTCCAGCGACGGCAGCAAGGCGGACCTCGCCTACATTCCGCGTGAGGTGGTTTGGGAGAAAATCGCCGCCGAAAGCGACACCTGCACCCGCAGCCGCTGTCCCTTTTTCCGCGATTGTTTCGTCAACAAGGCACGCCGTCATGCCGCCCGTGCCAATATCCTCGTGGTCAATCATCACCTCCTTTTCGCCGACCTTTCGATCCGCTATCAGATCGGCTCGATCAGTGAGGCTGCGGTGTTACCGCCGTACACGCGCATCATCTTCGACGAAGCGCATCACCTCGAAGATGTGGCGACCAATTATTTCGGCGACCGGGTTACCCGCGCCGGGATCCTGCGCATCCTCAGCCGACTCCACCGCCAGCAGAAACAGGTGCTCAAGGGGCATCTCCATACCGCCCTCTACAAGCTGCGGCGCCGCCGCGGCCAGGTTGACGGTGCCCTGCTCGCCCGGGTCGAGGAGACAATCACGGGTCGCCTAGCGCCCGAGGTGGCTGCCCTACACGACGCCACGCAGGAGCTGATGGACCATCTCTACGAGGCTGTCAAGGGCTTTGCCCAGGAGAACCAGGGCTACGAAATCAAGCTGCGGCTGGTGCCGGAGGTGGTCCAGGCCCTTCTGGTCGACAGCGGGCTGAGTCGGCTGATTCAGGAGTACGTCACCAGCATGACCGATCTGGCGGTGGGATTGGCGCATCTCGGCGGCTGGGTGCACCAGTTACAGTTAGGGCCCGAGGACGATCTGGCCTCGACTGTCGTCGAGATCAAGGCGGCCTCCGACCGTCTCGCCGCTGCTGCCGCGGTGATCGGCGAAGTGGTTTTCAAACAGGATGAGGAGAATATCCGCTGGATCGAGGTGCGCCCCGGCTACAAGGGGCGCCATATCGTCCGCTTTCAGAGCTCGCCGCTCGATATCGCGCCGATGATGCAAAAGGCGGTCTATGAGAGCTACGAGACTATCGTTATGACCTCCGCGACCCTGGCTGTGGAGAATTCGTTCGAGTTCCTGAGCAAGCGCATCGGCCTCAGCGCCCTGGCGCCCGAGCGCCGCAGCGAGCTGCTCCTGCCCGCCCCCTTCGATTACGAGAAGCAAGCGGTGGTCTGCATCCCCACTGACATCCCGGATCCCAACGACCGGTCCTTTTCGGGCGAGCTCGGCAAACTGATCTACCGCTCCGTCGCTATTTCCAATGGCCGGGCCTTCGTGCTCTTCACCTCCTATGGCCTGTTGACGATCATCTACCGTCAGCTCGAGGATTCGTTCAAAAAGCTGGGCATCACCCCACTGCGGCAGGGCGAGGAAAACCGTCACGAGCTTTTAGCGCGATTTCGCCGCGACAAGAGTTCGGTTTTGTTCGCCACAGACAGCTTCTGGGAGGGCGTCGATGTTGAGGGCGAAGCGCTCGAGAACGTCATCATCAGCAAGCTCCCCTTCAAGGTGCCCAACGAGCCGGTCATCGAGGCGCGCTGGGAGGCGATCGAACGGACGGGAGGCAATCCCTTCATGGAGTACGCCGTACCCCTGGCGGTGCTCAAGTTCAAACAGGGATTCGGCCGGCTCATCCGCCGCAAGAGCGACCGCGGCGCGGTGATCGTATTGGACAACCGCGTGGTCAAAAAGGCCTATGGCAAACGCTTCATGCGCTCGCTGCCGCCCTGCCGCACCGTGATCGGCGGCAAGGAGCAGGTCTTCGCCGAGCTGGTCAATTTTTTCAACCGACGCTAA
- a CDS encoding MerR family transcriptional regulator: MENNLYDQQEFLQKTGLSPEDLAQWEKNHLLHSEVRIDNNLPGYTEEHLRAAQQIQNLVQIGYSLPEIRKILKKVGLPNRGENGNGRLAAEYLTVGELAEQAQVNNRTIKYWEERGIITPDRRTSGGFRLYAKHWVQICQLILDLQNFGYTLEQIKEQADLYRFLLELEADKSHSHNPQAALGALEEMERQMQALFARMKLLREGIERWEAMLKKRRKELAQLKNEYARPGA; encoded by the coding sequence ATGGAGAATAACCTCTACGACCAGCAAGAGTTTCTGCAAAAAACCGGTCTTTCGCCGGAAGATCTGGCCCAATGGGAAAAGAACCATCTCCTCCACAGCGAGGTGCGGATCGACAACAACCTGCCGGGGTATACAGAGGAGCATCTCCGGGCGGCGCAGCAGATCCAGAATTTGGTCCAGATCGGCTACAGCTTGCCGGAGATCCGCAAGATCCTGAAAAAAGTAGGCTTGCCGAATCGGGGCGAGAACGGGAATGGACGCCTTGCGGCCGAATACCTCACCGTCGGCGAACTGGCCGAACAGGCCCAGGTCAACAATCGCACGATCAAGTACTGGGAGGAGCGGGGGATTATCACGCCCGATCGCCGCACCAGTGGTGGTTTCCGGCTCTATGCCAAACACTGGGTGCAAATCTGCCAGCTGATCCTGGATCTGCAGAATTTCGGCTATACCCTGGAGCAGATCAAGGAGCAGGCCGATCTCTACCGTTTTTTGCTGGAGCTGGAGGCGGACAAGTCGCACAGCCATAACCCCCAAGCGGCCCTTGGGGCGCTGGAGGAGATGGAACGGCAGATGCAGGCTCTGTTTGCGCGAATGAAACTGCTGCGGGAGGGCATCGAGCGCTGGGAGGCCATGCTCAAGAAACGGCGCAAGGAACTGGCGCAGCTCAAAAACGAGTATGCCCGGCCGGGGGCCTGA